The DNA window ACATATACCTATGTAGAATTTTCTCAATAAAAGCTCGGACGAAACTTTTCTTGTGATCTCTTTATCCCAGTAAATAGATACATATCATGAATCTATTGAACAGTATATACGCTGGACTGAAGGATACGAGAAATAAAACACTTGAAACTGCGAGATACCTGTCTACCATTTTAGATTGGTTAGGGTGGCTGTGTCACAATCGTGCGCATAACCTCCGCCTACGTTGCGATCAACAAACATAAAGTAAGAACTTACATATGTATTCGCGTATTTTCCAGAATGCGATAGTGGGGGTAGCAGCTCGAGTGTCAGCAGCTCGTGAACAATCAAGGTCAAATTGCGGATAGAAAATGTCGACATGAGCTTCGCCTCTATTTAGTATAATGGTTCTATGCCCTGTGTGTTATAACATAACCTATAGACCGGAGAAATTATAAACAACAGTTTTTAAAATATGGTTATCCTATACAGATTTTTATCTCACAAAATATGGCAAAATGTGCTCCGTTTACAATCGCCAAGTATGTCTCATTATGTTAACGTTATCCTACATtcgtattaaaaacaaatttaattctGCAAGTATCATTCAATTTTTTACATTAACAACAATTAACGAACTGCTTTTAGACCAAGAAAAGAGAGCTTTTTCATCTATCGCACAAATAGTGGAGCATCAAACAGAACCCGAAAGCAATGCTCAAAATGAGACCAAGCAAGAATCGCCCAGCACATCACACGAAAATCATAGATATCTCTATCCAGAGTTTTTACCCGACCCGAATCCATTATACCGTAATAGCATGAGAGAAAAATTAGAACGCTTTGATATGCTAGCTAGAAGGTCTATCATCAATATCCCTGAATTCTATGTTGGCTCTATATTAGCGGTAACATATTCCGAGCCACACGCACTTGGAAAAGTAAATAGATTCGTTGGCATATGCATACTCAGAGAAGGTTGTGGATTAAGGGCTTCGTTCATTCTAAGAAACGTTGTGGATGGTGAACCCATAGAAGTAAAGTACGAGCTATATGATCCAGCTATCCAGAAAATTGAATGTTTAAGGTAGAATGCGTGTAATTAGCatgtttttctattttcatcGAATTATATATTGTAGTAAAACgtttacaaaatgaaaaaacgttgaacattttcaatatttacagaTTGGAGAGAAGATTGGACAATGATCTACTTTATCTCAGGGACGCACCAGAAGAATATAGTACATTCCCATTCAATATGGATGTAGAACTGGTACCCGAAGGAGCACCGGTTCCAGtcaatgaaattaaaattcctCTTAAAGATCAGAAATGGTTCAAGAGATGGGAACGAGAAGATTTGAAAGGAGTGGTAGACTTGATGCcacttattaacgaaaaacgtagAAGGCAAGCAGCAGCTGCTGCTAAACCATGGGAGAAATACGATTTAATGAAAACTTACAGGTGAAAATTTCTGTAACGAAGTGTACATAAGTTTATCTTACATACTGAAGTGTTTATATATCCTCGCgcatttccttttattttttattagggCGACCATTCCGCAAGAAGAGCAGGAGGAAATATTTTCTGAATTACAGACTGAACTCTGTCAGTTAGAGGTGAAGAAGAATATACTGAAACGTAAACGTACATTTTCCAGGCCAAAGAAGAgtgtataatttcttttatattgtaaataaaaattgatcttCACCGTTAATATAATACGTATGAAAATATGTAcatatagtaatattattgttacacgtctctgcgggcaaggctgcatgatTTGTCACATGTATTGTCAGCTGCGTAACCAGCTACGGCTGTGTTatggcctacccccactccgttAAGTCACTTGCTCGCTGGGGTAGCACATTGTTATTCAGCGTCATTTCCATGAAACATTCGTTTGATGAtaaatctttttattttattaggaagtgaaaaatatacaatagaaattataaaatttcaacGAGTACACATCATTCTTCGAACATTCTTGTCTGTTTTATGTGGAAACGATTACTTTTTGTCAGTTACAATAACCGAATTAACAGAGAGAAGATAAATGTACGAACACGAAATTAACTAGTCAGCAATGCCACATTAATTTCTTTAACCATCTTAATGCGATAGAGCATTTTTACGAGATGGTCCTTGGCCAATGGGGACGTTGAGTACCATACCGGACTATCCGGTACACAGCTTCTTTCAGGTAATAAATAGAATACATCGTTACGAGTTTTTACGCTTTCCGGGCTAAAATCGCATCAaagaagaattaaattaattgcaTATTGTGTTCCAGGATACTGGAACTGGAATGCTCAACTCTAACAACAAGATTAACTTACCACTTAGACAAGTAAAATTCGTACAATTTGACTGGACATCTCAATggattttcttcattttcttgtTGCTCGTACACTTTCTTCTTACGTGAATTGCCTTCTAGAAGAAACATTCATAAATTTCTAATGTCCTCGTGCATCCGATGCAATAACCATAACATTCAATATACCAACCCAGTGCGGATTGCGGTGGATAGAAACGAAGTAGGACGTTTCTCGATCCTGGAACTTTTCCTGTTGCCGCAGCAGGTTGTGCAGCAGGGTTACGTTTCCAATGTTTCATAATATGAGAAAACGATAACTGCATATGCTCCTCTACCGTCTAAAAGATTTGATTTATATTACTACTAGACTACTAGAAACTTTATGGTTTCTGTAGAGATACAAAATAGAGATAATCACGTACGTACCACGAGGTTAAAATGTTTGGTATTAAAGAACATAAGAGTACTTAAGAGAACATGTGGCGAGTGGGCACCTAATTGTTTGCATTCCCATAAATGTTCTTCTTCGACTCTCGTAACAATATATTCTAAGAAAGAAAGTAGAAAGTATCGAACGATCATTAGAAATGATTCCTTTTGAAACCGATTTAAAAGATACAAATTAAATGTCTTACGTGCATCATTataaagaacagagaatttctTCGCAACTTCGTTTAAACAGTCTGTAAACTTTTCATAATATGTATCTGTAAAAATGTTGTCTATCCTACTATTTTCGAACAAATACTGCTGTATTCCTGCAACAGAGAGTCGGGTTGTTTGATCAAACTAAAATTGTTAACTGTTTCATACAGACACGCGTGTTCGTTTCGAACCGTTTACCTAAGCAAAGATAATATATCGTGTCCGGGGCATATTCCGTGCCATTTGGTTTTCTAACTTCTTTCACAAACAGACACAACGAATAATTTAATTCGTCCGCTGTGAGTTGCAAGAGATccgttttaaataatttcatttttctcaTCGGTGTACTTTGTTTCTCCAATTCGGCATTCTTTGCGATTACCTATtgacatatatatattatttatttcttcaatATATGTGACCTAGAGGAAGAAAACTCATGATAGTTTTATTCTATTTACCCATTGCTTCCACGCGTTTACTCCAAAAGTGTATTTCAGAGCCATGTTGGCATCTGGTTTCTCCATGGGTTCGATGATCCTTGGTTGAGGCGGTGGTTGAGGTTCAGGAGGCGGCATCAAAGGCATATCATTCGTTGTGGATACACGCCTCCCACGCTTATTCGGGGTAGACCTTGGCTTGTATGGAACCATTCGTTTCCTTCCACGAGAGCTGACCATTAGTCGTTCTGACTGGACTAAACGTATCAAACATATGATAAATTGTCTAAATTGTTATGATCTCTTATAGGACACGCTGCCCAAGCATAGGGACATAGTCCATTCATTTGGTTACAATGCATAATTTCGAATCATTTTCCATTTCGTTACCATCAGTTTCCAAAGTAGTCTCAGATTGTGTCGACGCTTGCGTAGCCGTGATTGTATTCGGAGTTAAAGCAGCTTCTAAATCAACAGCAGGCTCATCCAGTTCACCCGTTGCCATTTTTAGAGCCATTTGTAACATATCGTCGCCAAATGTATTACTAGAGTCCACCCCTTCCGGACTAAAACCTCCGCCGTGGGATTGATTCCGATCACCAGCCTCTTCGTCCCTGCAAGAAATATGTTAATCATTGGTACATTCCACAGGATTAATTGCCAGCACATCGGTTTACCTGTCGTCCGCAGAATCCGAGTCACTTTCGTTGGTTTTCTTTTCCGTTGCAACCATCTCCGCCATCATAAGGAGTTCAGCTTCGAACGGATCCGCTGGTATTTTCTCCTGTATTCTTTTAATATCTTTGAATATGCCTTTAGCGCTATTCTTTGTCGTAGGTATAAAAATAGGAACAGG is part of the Halictus rubicundus isolate RS-2024b chromosome 3, iyHalRubi1_principal, whole genome shotgun sequence genome and encodes:
- the Mrpl19 gene encoding mitochondrial ribosomal protein L19 produces the protein MVILYRFLSHKIWQNVLRLQSPNQEKRAFSSIAQIVEHQTEPESNAQNETKQESPSTSHENHRYLYPEFLPDPNPLYRNSMREKLERFDMLARRSIINIPEFYVGSILAVTYSEPHALGKVNRFVGICILREGCGLRASFILRNVVDGEPIEVKYELYDPAIQKIECLRLERRLDNDLLYLRDAPEEYSTFPFNMDVELVPEGAPVPVNEIKIPLKDQKWFKRWEREDLKGVVDLMPLINEKRRRQAAAAAKPWEKYDLMKTYRATIPQEEQEEIFSELQTELCQLEVKKNILKRKRTFSRPKKSV